In Anaeromusa acidaminophila DSM 3853, the DNA window GTCGCCGATTCTCTTGTTCAGTCTGACCTCCGTCGAGCCCTCCAGCTACTCCCTTTATTCCTGTTCAACTCCGCTTTTCGGTTTCTCCATGAAATAGTCAGCAATCAGTTCTTTAGCGGCGCGGCGGGCAAATTCCGCCTGGGCGGCTAAAAGGAGCACCGTTAAAAAACGTTCTAGAGCCGCTTTCGATTCGTCATCGTCAATATGCGTCAGCCGTTCCGTCAGGCGCAGACTGCTGGCTTGGGCTTCCTCGCAGAAAGCCTGCAATTCGACGGCTTTCAACTCGGTGAAAAGATCGTAGACTTCTTCCAAGGGAAGAATGTCATCATGGGGGGAATCAATATTGCGCAGAACAGGGTTGAAAAGAGCTTTGATTTCCTGGATGGAAAGGACTTGCTTGAGCTTGCTCAGCAGCAGGAGCAGCAAAATATGGTAGCGATGGTATTTTTTTTGCTGGCTGCGGGCTAAAACGCCATCCTTGGTGTAATTATTGACCATGGTGCGCGTTAATAGGTCATCGTTGCTGGCAGCTTGACGGTTGACCAAGGATAGAAGCTGGTCCATATATAGCCCTAAATCCGGCAAAGACTGAGAAGTTGCCTCTGGGCATTCCAGTAAGCGCGTAAGGCGTTCATGTAAGGTTTGCATAGCGGTATCCTCCATCGTGCTCTATATCTTTTAGTATATGGTTTTCAAAACAAGGAGTCAACGCGTATATAGACGGAGGTAGGTACTTTTTAAAAACAATTAACATGGTTTTAATAAAAAATACTTGTAGTTTTGAAAACTACATGGTATTCTATTTGTAGAAATTCAGAAAGGAGCTATTGCGCGATGGAAGCAGTATGGCAAAGTGTAGGCATGCTATTTTCAATGGATGCCTTGTTGCAAGCCCTTACAAATCCTGTTAACTGGGGCATTATCGGGACATTGGTTTTATTAGAAGGGTTGTTGTCGGCGGATAATGCGTTAGTGTTGGCAATGATGGTCAAGCACTTGCCGGAAGAGCAGCGCAAAAAAGCTCTCTTTTATGGTATACTTGGCTCGTACGCTTTTCGCTTTGTGGCGATTGCCTTGGGGACGGTACTCATCAAAATTTGGTGGGTGAAACTCATCGGTGCGATGTACTTGCTATATTTGGCAGGAGCGTTTTTTTGGAAGAAACACAAGCAAGATGAAACCGCCAATACAGATGGCTGCGAGGGGTTTGGTTTTTGGCGTACCGTCGTGGCGGTAGAGGTTATGGATATCGCCTTTTCTGTTGACAGCGTGCTGGCGGCTTTCGGCGTCAGCGATCAGGTTTGGGTGCTCTACTTGGGAGGTATTTTGGGTGTCTTGATGATGCGCGGCGTAGCGCAGTTCTTCATTACCCTTATTGACCGTTATCCGGAGCTGGAAGGTACGGCGTATGTCTTGATTGGCGTAATCGGCGCTAAAATGATGGCTTCCTCGGCTGGCTACGAAATGGAGCATGGCGTCTTCTTTGCGCTCATGGCGGTTGTATTCGGCAGCGCTTTTGGCATGCATTATTTGCGGCGGACGCAGACGGCGCCGGTGGCAGTGAAAAAAGAAGAGCTGAAATAAACGGAAGCAATAAAGGACTTTGTAGTCTCTTAAATGATGAAAAAGGAGCGTTGATTGGATATGTTTAAAACCACTCTTTTAATGGCGGCATTGACTGGAATTCTGATGTTCATGGGCAAAGCCATCGGCGGCAATGGCGGCATGATGCTGATGTTTCTGATTTCTATGGGCATGAACTTTTTCAGCTACTGGTATAGCGATAAGATTGTGCTGAAGATGTACAGCGCGGAGCCGGTGACTATGCAGGAAGCGCCCGGCTTGGTTCATTCCGTGTCCAAATTGGCCCAGGCGGCGCAGATGCCGATGCCGAAAGTGTATATTATCAACGAAGCAGTGCCCAACGCTTTTGCTACAGGCCGTGACCCTGAGCATGGCGTGGTGGCCGTAACAACCGGGATTATGCAGGCGCTGAGTACGGAAGAGCTGGAAGGCGTCTTAGCCCACGAACTGGCGCACATTAAGAATCGAGACACCTTAATCAGCACCATTGTCGCCGGTATTGCCGGAACGATTACCATGATCGCCAACATTGCTCAATGGGGCGCTATCATGGGAGGGCTGGGCCGCAGCGATGACGAGGAAGGCGCTGGCGGGTTGGTCGGTTCTCTGTTCATGATCTTTTTGGCCCCCTTGGCGGCGACTATTATTCAGCTGGCCATCAGCCGGACCCGGGAGTACGGGGCCGACGCGAAAGGCGCTGAATTCTGCGGCAATCCGCTGGCGTTGGCGGAAGCGCTGCGCAAAATCGAATATTATGCCCAGCATAGAACGCTGCCGGAAGCCAGCCCTTCTACGGCGCATATGTTTATCATCAATCCTTTTGCCGGCGGCGGCCAATGGTTTATGAGTCTCTTTTCCACCCACCCAGCGACAGGTGATCGTATCGCCAAACTGGAGCAGTTGGCGCGAGGACGCTAAACCGATATGCCTTTAAGCCCGTACCGTTATGGTGCGGGCTATTTTGTTTTACTAGTGTGCGTTAGCGCACTCTGCAGCATCCTTCGATTCTTGCCGTCACTTTTCGATTGACTTCTGGTAGCAAGATTTTCTCTGTTACTTTGAGAGCTGTTCACCATAGCAAGATTCTTGTCTGCTTTGTTGGACAAAGACTGGAATATGTGGCACAACGTGACAAAGTTAGCCTATAGAAGAGGACTTGAGGACTAGTAGGGATAGGCGTAAATATGATAAAATTAAATAGAAAGAATATTTCCTCCAAAAGGGAAAATATGGGAAGAATAATAATGAAGGAGCGCGGTAAGCGCTTCAGAAGGAGATTATATGAAAATCAGCAGCAATAGCATTCAAACACGTTTGACTCTGGCTCTGGCGGGATTGGTCATAGTGGCTCTGCTTTTACTGGGGGTAGCCAGTTATTGGCAGGCGAAAGGGGCGCTTTCCGATAGCGTGGATGAAACGGGGTACGCTTTGGCGGATTATTATGCGCTGCAAACGGAAATGTTCACTAAAGAAGCCATTCTTCGTTTGGAGGACTTGGCAAGTATTCAACGCATGCGTGAGAGTGAGGACAATGCTGCGTTAATCGCTTCTTTAGCGGAAACCGATAAGCGCCTAAAATTGTTTGAAATGCTCAGCTATGTGCGACCGGACGGTTCTTCCCTGCGCATGGACGGTAAACCGGATTCTTTGGGGGATCGGCCATATTTTAAAAAGGTGTTGGAAACTAAAAAATCCTATGTTTCGGATATGATCGTTTCCCGCTCTACGGGCAAGCTATCGGTAGTGATTGCTGTGCCGGTCTTTAATAAAGATGGCGGTCTGAAAGCGGTTTTAGCAGGGACTATGTCCTTAGAAAAATTGAATGAGGTATTAAAGCAGGTTAAATTTAAAGATACAGGCTATGCGTTTCTGGCGGATGATTCCGGCATGGTTCTGGCGCATCCCAAACGGCCGGAATTGGCTGGTAAGCTGAATGTGGCTAAAAAAGAGGTTAACCCGGAACTCAAGCTGCCGTCTAGCACGTTGGATGATCGAATGATTCAATTGTTTAAAACCGCATTGGAGAAAAATGATGGCGTACGCGGCGATTATACGTTTGTAGACGGCATAACGCGAATGGCTATCTATCAACCCATAGAGTTGGCCGGTGGCCAACGGTGGATGATCATGATCACGGCTCCATTGGACGAAGCTAACGCGGAAGTGCGGCATCTGACGTATATTATGCTGGGGCTCAGCGTATTCTGTTTGCTGTTAGCGATCGGAATCGCCGCAGTGATCAGCAAGCGCTTTGTAGCGCCCATACTCACCTTGCGTGATGCGGCGGAGCATATTGCAGCAGGGGATCTGCGCAGCCAGGAAGTGGCGGTGCAGTCGCAGGACGAACTGGGGCAATTAGCAGGCAGCTT includes these proteins:
- a CDS encoding DUF1836 domain-containing protein; this encodes MQTLHERLTRLLECPEATSQSLPDLGLYMDQLLSLVNRQAASNDDLLTRTMVNNYTKDGVLARSQQKKYHRYHILLLLLLSKLKQVLSIQEIKALFNPVLRNIDSPHDDILPLEEVYDLFTELKAVELQAFCEEAQASSLRLTERLTHIDDDESKAALERFLTVLLLAAQAEFARRAAKELIADYFMEKPKSGVEQE
- a CDS encoding TerC family protein; the protein is MEAVWQSVGMLFSMDALLQALTNPVNWGIIGTLVLLEGLLSADNALVLAMMVKHLPEEQRKKALFYGILGSYAFRFVAIALGTVLIKIWWVKLIGAMYLLYLAGAFFWKKHKQDETANTDGCEGFGFWRTVVAVEVMDIAFSVDSVLAAFGVSDQVWVLYLGGILGVLMMRGVAQFFITLIDRYPELEGTAYVLIGVIGAKMMASSAGYEMEHGVFFALMAVVFGSAFGMHYLRRTQTAPVAVKKEELK
- the htpX gene encoding zinc metalloprotease HtpX, coding for MDMFKTTLLMAALTGILMFMGKAIGGNGGMMLMFLISMGMNFFSYWYSDKIVLKMYSAEPVTMQEAPGLVHSVSKLAQAAQMPMPKVYIINEAVPNAFATGRDPEHGVVAVTTGIMQALSTEELEGVLAHELAHIKNRDTLISTIVAGIAGTITMIANIAQWGAIMGGLGRSDDEEGAGGLVGSLFMIFLAPLAATIIQLAISRTREYGADAKGAEFCGNPLALAEALRKIEYYAQHRTLPEASPSTAHMFIINPFAGGGQWFMSLFSTHPATGDRIAKLEQLARGR
- a CDS encoding methyl-accepting chemotaxis protein, giving the protein MKISSNSIQTRLTLALAGLVIVALLLLGVASYWQAKGALSDSVDETGYALADYYALQTEMFTKEAILRLEDLASIQRMRESEDNAALIASLAETDKRLKLFEMLSYVRPDGSSLRMDGKPDSLGDRPYFKKVLETKKSYVSDMIVSRSTGKLSVVIAVPVFNKDGGLKAVLAGTMSLEKLNEVLKQVKFKDTGYAFLADDSGMVLAHPKRPELAGKLNVAKKEVNPELKLPSSTLDDRMIQLFKTALEKNDGVRGDYTFVDGITRMAIYQPIELAGGQRWMIMITAPLDEANAEVRHLTYIMLGLSVFCLLLAIGIAAVISKRFVAPILTLRDAAEHIAAGDLRSQEVAVQSQDELGQLAGSFADMSGKLRDLVVQVQRESQQVAAASEELTASAEQAAHAVQQVAGSVTEVAGGADRQLSVAREATTEVDVLAKELAGASKRASEVQKSVAKTSQAAESGGEAIGKAIRQMQALDTTVTHSAQVVAKLGERSQEIGQIVDTISGIAGQTNLLALNAAIEAARAGEQGRGFAVVADEVRKLAEQSQEAAGRIASLIGEIQGETGRAVEAMNKGTAEVKEGTVVAGQAGAAFEEIVGLIRKANEEVAAITTAIEQTVSGSGRIVHAVDDMQNVSRDTAEQTQTVAAATEEQAASMEEIASSSRSLALLAEELQVAVSRFKV